Proteins found in one Agaribacterium sp. ZY112 genomic segment:
- a CDS encoding inositol monophosphatase: MEPMLNVALKAGRKAAEVLERAFERVDLIEIEEKGRNDFVSEVDRSSEKEVIYHLKKAYPDHKFIGEETGVTGNKDSEFEWIIDPLDGTTNFLHGIPHFAVSIACRYKGQIEHAVVIDPIKREEFTASRGRGASLNGRRIRVTNRLSLDGALIGTGIPFNGFALEHVDAFAECMKEVASKTAGIRRPGSAALDLAYVAAGRFDGFWEVNLNIWDIAGGVLLVREAGGMISDFRGGNSYLEKGHIVCASPKVFKPLLQIVGRHMGQV, translated from the coding sequence ATGGAACCCATGCTGAATGTAGCACTTAAAGCCGGTCGTAAAGCCGCAGAAGTGCTCGAACGCGCTTTTGAGCGCGTAGACCTTATTGAGATTGAAGAAAAAGGTCGCAACGACTTTGTCAGCGAGGTCGATCGTAGCTCTGAAAAGGAAGTCATTTACCATCTCAAGAAAGCCTACCCGGATCACAAGTTCATCGGTGAAGAAACCGGCGTGACAGGCAATAAAGATTCTGAGTTCGAATGGATTATCGACCCACTCGACGGCACCACCAACTTTTTACACGGCATTCCTCACTTTGCTGTTTCTATCGCTTGTCGCTACAAAGGTCAAATTGAGCACGCTGTGGTTATCGACCCAATCAAACGCGAAGAATTCACCGCAAGCCGCGGTCGTGGCGCCAGTTTGAACGGCCGCCGCATTCGAGTAACTAATCGCTTAAGCCTTGACGGTGCTTTAATCGGCACTGGTATCCCCTTTAACGGTTTTGCTCTAGAGCACGTTGATGCGTTCGCCGAGTGCATGAAAGAGGTCGCCAGTAAAACCGCAGGCATTCGCCGACCGGGTTCTGCAGCGCTCGATTTAGCCTATGTAGCTGCTGGCCGCTTTGATGGTTTTTGGGAAGTAAACCTAAACATCTGGGATATTGCTGGTGGCGTACTCTTAGTGAGAGAAGCCGGTGGCATGATCAGTGATTTCCGAGGTGGAAATAGCTACTTGGAAAAAGGCCACATCGTTTGCGCGAGCCCTAAAGTATTTAAACCCTTGCTACAAATCGTTGGCCGCCATATGGGCCAGGTCTAA
- a CDS encoding CBS domain-containing protein, giving the protein MLVADIMTKSVTTVTGDTSLEKLKDIFLQVSFRHLLVEENNKLVGVLSDRDVLHHTSPFLGTEHERDLDKHQMQLKCCEFMARDVISVDEETLIDSASILLIENNISCLPVVDEFNEIRGIVSWKDILQYHVYGVDKTLE; this is encoded by the coding sequence ATGTTAGTTGCCGACATCATGACAAAGAGTGTAACTACCGTGACAGGTGACACCAGCTTAGAAAAATTAAAAGACATCTTTTTACAGGTAAGCTTTCGCCATCTGCTCGTAGAAGAAAACAATAAACTAGTAGGCGTCTTATCCGATAGAGATGTACTCCACCATACAAGCCCATTTTTAGGCACTGAACACGAACGAGATTTAGACAAACATCAAATGCAACTTAAGTGCTGCGAATTTATGGCTCGTGATGTCATCAGTGTTGATGAAGAGACCCTAATCGACAGTGCTTCTATCTTGCTCATAGAAAACAACATATCTTGCCTTCCTGTAGTCGATGAATTTAACGAAATCAGAGGTATTGTCAGCTGGAAAGACATCCTGCAATACCATGTCTACGGCGTGGATAAAACATTGGAATAA